In one window of Meiothermus sp. DNA:
- a CDS encoding DinB family protein, translating to MGYGFRVRQALEAFCALRRWNLELLRNLEPPDWDKVAYHPERGPETIRFIVQMLAEHDLRHLKELEYIASYVEAG from the coding sequence ATTGGCTACGGCTTTCGCGTACGGCAGGCCCTGGAAGCCTTTTGCGCCTTGCGCCGCTGGAACCTGGAGCTTTTGCGCAACCTGGAGCCGCCTGACTGGGACAAGGTGGCCTATCATCCCGAACGCGGCCCCGAGACCATCCGCTTTATTGTGCAGATGCTGGCCGAGCACGACCTGCGCCACCTGAAGGAGCTGGAGTACATCGCATCTTACGTAGAAGCGGGCTGA
- a CDS encoding GNAT family N-acetyltransferase — MIPLLTQPITLEGRLVRLEPLTMEHLPSLVKLAELEDYPHTHVPKNIEAMQRYILTALTDQAQGRALPFATADRRENRVVGSTRFMEFEYWPWPEHSPHYGRGLPDAVEIGHTWLAPQAQRTGLNTEAKLLMLAHAFEVFQVRRVTLKTDARNLRSRQAIARLGAHLDGVLRAHRPAADGGIRDSAVFSILAGEWPAVKARLEDLLLRGGGD, encoded by the coding sequence ATGATTCCGCTACTCACCCAGCCCATTACCCTCGAGGGCCGCCTTGTACGGCTGGAACCCCTTACCATGGAACACCTTCCCAGCCTGGTGAAGCTGGCCGAGCTCGAGGATTATCCTCACACCCACGTACCTAAAAATATCGAGGCAATGCAGCGTTATATTCTAACCGCCCTGACCGACCAGGCCCAAGGCCGAGCGCTGCCTTTCGCAACGGCGGACAGGCGGGAAAACCGGGTGGTAGGAAGCACCCGTTTTATGGAATTTGAATACTGGCCCTGGCCTGAGCACAGCCCACACTATGGCCGCGGCTTGCCGGATGCGGTGGAGATTGGCCATACCTGGCTGGCTCCCCAGGCCCAGCGTACCGGCCTCAACACCGAAGCCAAGCTCCTGATGCTGGCCCATGCTTTTGAGGTGTTCCAGGTACGCCGGGTCACCCTCAAGACCGACGCCCGCAACCTGCGCTCGCGTCAGGCCATCGCCCGGCTGGGCGCTCACCTAGATGGAGTTCTACGAGCCCACCGGCCTGCTGCCGACGGCGGAATCCGCGATAGCGCCGTGTTTAGCATCCTGGCTGGGGAGTGGCCGGCTGTGAAGGCCCGGCTCGAGGACCTCCTGTTGCGTGGGGGCGGGGATTGA
- a CDS encoding ABC transporter substrate-binding protein has product MNRRQVLKAGLAASTVYSPWMIARAQARPVKLAAILPLTGAFAFAGNAALDAFRDATDRINDAGGIGGRRFELVVEDDGYDVARGTAVFNRIVQRESPEELVFVYGDSTGLSKALAPEITRLRLPYTATSFSNELADPQTYPTIFVFGPTYNDMAGALLQQIRRQKGRGAKIFLCYSNSEFGRDPIPFIKAQSARLGFQIVGEEVTPLAIADATPIVTKLRQAQPDFVIVHGYVLTVEPLLIRAAREQGIRATFMGTYYSAELALMQRAGAAADGFIVAYHNAYYYDTTVPAVEQIRALRRAKGRDLSYRTTYYMGSWMAMDVIAEAMRRANAAGKLNRPGMIEALDSLGDYNAGGQVRNMRWVNRRLPFTKLWRANVRDVRFDAITDWVDGSKL; this is encoded by the coding sequence ATGAACCGTCGGCAAGTACTAAAAGCAGGCCTGGCAGCTTCAACGGTGTATAGCCCCTGGATGATTGCCCGTGCGCAGGCCCGCCCGGTCAAGCTCGCGGCCATTCTGCCCCTTACGGGTGCCTTTGCTTTTGCGGGCAACGCGGCCCTGGATGCATTCCGCGATGCAACCGACCGGATCAACGATGCGGGGGGCATCGGCGGTCGACGTTTCGAGCTGGTCGTCGAGGACGATGGCTACGATGTGGCCCGGGGTACAGCCGTTTTTAACCGGATTGTCCAGCGCGAGAGCCCGGAGGAGCTGGTGTTTGTTTATGGCGATTCCACTGGCCTCTCCAAAGCCTTGGCCCCCGAAATTACCCGGTTGCGTCTGCCCTACACCGCCACCTCGTTCTCCAACGAACTGGCCGACCCCCAGACCTATCCCACCATCTTTGTCTTTGGCCCCACCTACAACGATATGGCCGGGGCCTTGCTGCAACAGATTCGTCGCCAGAAGGGACGTGGGGCCAAGATTTTCCTGTGCTACTCCAACTCCGAGTTTGGCCGCGACCCGATTCCCTTCATCAAAGCGCAGTCGGCTCGTCTGGGCTTCCAGATTGTGGGTGAAGAAGTAACCCCTCTGGCCATTGCCGATGCAACCCCCATCGTGACCAAACTGCGCCAGGCCCAGCCCGATTTTGTGATTGTCCACGGCTACGTGCTAACCGTGGAGCCCTTGCTGATACGGGCTGCCCGTGAGCAGGGTATCCGGGCCACCTTTATGGGTACCTACTACTCTGCCGAGCTGGCCCTGATGCAGCGGGCTGGGGCCGCCGCCGACGGCTTTATTGTGGCCTACCACAACGCCTACTACTACGACACCACGGTGCCGGCGGTCGAGCAAATTCGGGCCCTGCGCCGGGCCAAAGGCCGTGATCTCTCCTACCGTACCACCTACTACATGGGCTCCTGGATGGCCATGGATGTCATCGCCGAGGCTATGCGACGGGCCAATGCAGCGGGCAAGCTCAACCGCCCCGGCATGATCGAAGCCCTGGATAGCCTGGGTGACTACAACGCGGGTGGGCAGGTGCGCAACATGCGCTGGGTCAACCGTCGTTTGCCCTTTACCAAGCTCTGGCGGGCCAACGTGCGGGATGTCCGCTTCGATGCCATTACCGACTGGGTAGACGGCTCCAAGCTCTGA
- a CDS encoding branched-chain amino acid ABC transporter permease — translation MDFALVVQTILNGLANGALYAVIAAGFVLVYRATSVVNFAIAEFMLIGAYLTYTMSLFFPLLVALLLALPLAFAFGVLVERGFVRPLLGRNVVAVIMATIGLAATLDGAALILWGPDQKAMGAADIAQLPKEMPNLAFSVGGVFLSSKAVWSLILALPLAILLVTLLKYSRYGVLLRAVSESETAALAMGINAPRVVAVAWGISAMMATIGGAFLAGAAGGGGPGHHLVLLGLIVFPVAILGGFDSVPGAVVAGLLIGLVEAFSQLYLESFLPGITQAIPFLIVLLVLLFRPYGLFGQHRIERV, via the coding sequence ATGGATTTTGCCCTTGTCGTTCAAACCATCCTCAACGGCCTGGCCAACGGGGCCTTGTACGCGGTGATTGCTGCTGGGTTCGTGCTGGTCTACCGGGCTACCAGCGTGGTTAACTTTGCCATTGCCGAGTTCATGCTCATCGGGGCCTACCTGACCTATACCATGTCACTCTTTTTTCCGCTCTTAGTCGCGCTATTGCTGGCACTTCCCCTGGCCTTTGCCTTTGGGGTGCTGGTGGAGCGGGGGTTCGTAAGGCCACTGCTGGGGCGCAACGTGGTGGCGGTCATTATGGCCACCATCGGCCTGGCCGCGACCCTGGACGGTGCGGCCCTCATCCTCTGGGGGCCTGACCAGAAAGCCATGGGGGCAGCGGACATCGCTCAACTCCCCAAAGAAATGCCCAACCTGGCCTTCAGTGTAGGGGGGGTATTTCTCTCTTCCAAAGCGGTGTGGAGCCTGATTCTGGCACTGCCGCTGGCTATTTTGCTGGTCACGCTGCTCAAGTACAGCCGCTATGGGGTTTTGTTGCGGGCTGTCTCCGAAAGTGAGACAGCAGCCCTGGCCATGGGCATTAACGCCCCTCGAGTGGTTGCGGTAGCCTGGGGCATCTCGGCCATGATGGCGACTATTGGGGGTGCCTTCCTGGCAGGGGCCGCCGGAGGTGGTGGGCCGGGCCACCACCTGGTGCTGCTGGGCTTGATCGTGTTTCCCGTGGCAATCCTGGGCGGCTTCGATTCAGTACCTGGCGCAGTGGTGGCGGGGTTGCTAATCGGCCTGGTGGAGGCCTTTTCGCAGCTGTACCTCGAGTCCTTCCTTCCCGGCATTACCCAGGCCATCCCCTTCTTGATCGTGCTGCTGGTGCTTTTGTTTCGTCCGTATGGGCTGTTTGGACAGCACCGCATCGAGCGGGTTTGA
- a CDS encoding ABC transporter ATP-binding protein: protein MAEINVENLKVVYRGVILALQGVSLRAGTGEAIALLGPNGAGKSTLVRAMAGLLPQYDGRVLDGKIVINGQEANHLPALKVAELGLTAILEGRPIFRYLTVTENLRAAAHKLSSQRQKEITDEIFTRFPRIYERRFEQGGYLSGGEQQMLLLGMALLTEPKILVVDEPSLGLSPKLTEEVMRVLDELRRDKGLTLVLVEQNARAAFSIVERVYVMEQGRVVFEGTAQEAQADADVMEFYLGGAVAGGFSEAKRYRRRKRWV, encoded by the coding sequence ATGGCTGAAATTAACGTCGAAAATCTGAAGGTGGTCTACCGGGGGGTCATCCTGGCCTTGCAGGGCGTGAGTTTACGGGCCGGAACCGGCGAGGCCATCGCGCTTTTGGGCCCCAACGGGGCCGGGAAAAGCACCCTGGTGCGGGCCATGGCAGGTTTGCTGCCACAGTACGACGGCCGTGTCCTGGACGGCAAAATTGTCATCAACGGTCAGGAAGCCAACCACCTGCCCGCCCTCAAGGTAGCCGAACTGGGCCTGACTGCGATCCTCGAGGGTCGCCCCATCTTTCGCTACCTGACCGTCACCGAAAACCTGCGGGCTGCTGCCCACAAGCTGTCGTCCCAGCGCCAAAAGGAAATCACCGACGAAATCTTCACCCGGTTTCCTCGCATCTACGAGCGCCGCTTTGAGCAGGGGGGTTACCTTTCGGGGGGCGAGCAGCAGATGCTTCTGCTGGGCATGGCCCTCCTCACCGAACCCAAAATTCTGGTGGTGGACGAGCCCAGCCTGGGCCTTTCGCCCAAGCTGACCGAGGAAGTCATGCGGGTACTCGACGAACTGCGTCGCGACAAGGGCCTTACCCTGGTGCTGGTTGAACAGAACGCTCGGGCGGCTTTTTCTATCGTAGAGCGGGTGTATGTGATGGAGCAGGGCCGGGTGGTCTTCGAGGGCACAGCCCAAGAGGCCCAGGCCGATGCCGACGTGATGGAGTTCTACTTGGGCGGCGCGGTGGCGGGGGGGTTCTCCGAGGCCAAGCGCTACCGCAGGAGGAAGCGATGGGTATGA
- a CDS encoding ABC transporter ATP-binding protein, translated as MSKVLLEAQDLHLSFRGVKALVGVSFSVSEGDLFAVIGPNGAGKTSLLNVLSGLYRPQQGRVVFLGEDLAGQSPQARVRKGLGRTFQNLELFRGMTVLDNVKLGAELAVGGYTDLAPKAPLEWEIRRHAEEVLDYLHLSPYRHAPAGALPYGLQKRVEVARALAGRPKLLLLDEPMAGLSLEEKQDLARFLLDARREWGVTLVLVEHDLKAVLELSTGVLVMSYGEVLYQGAPAGVRENPRVAEAYLGRSA; from the coding sequence ATGTCTAAGGTGCTGTTGGAAGCCCAGGACCTGCACCTCTCCTTCCGGGGCGTCAAGGCGTTGGTGGGGGTGAGTTTTAGCGTTTCGGAGGGGGATCTCTTTGCCGTAATTGGCCCCAACGGGGCGGGCAAGACCAGCCTGCTCAACGTACTGTCGGGGTTATACAGGCCACAGCAGGGCCGGGTGGTGTTCCTGGGCGAAGACCTGGCCGGGCAGAGCCCCCAGGCCCGGGTGCGCAAGGGGCTGGGCCGGACGTTTCAGAACCTCGAGCTCTTCCGGGGTATGACCGTGCTGGATAACGTCAAACTCGGGGCTGAGCTGGCCGTGGGGGGCTACACTGACCTGGCCCCTAAAGCCCCCCTCGAGTGGGAGATTCGCCGCCATGCCGAAGAGGTACTGGACTACCTGCACCTCTCTCCCTACCGCCACGCCCCCGCCGGGGCCTTGCCCTACGGTCTGCAAAAGCGGGTGGAGGTGGCGCGGGCCCTGGCAGGGCGGCCCAAACTGCTTCTCCTGGACGAGCCCATGGCCGGCCTTAGCCTGGAAGAAAAGCAGGATCTGGCCCGCTTTTTGCTGGATGCCCGGCGCGAGTGGGGCGTTACCCTGGTGCTGGTTGAGCACGACTTAAAAGCTGTACTGGAACTCTCTACCGGTGTGCTGGTCATGTCCTACGGCGAGGTGCTGTACCAGGGCGCTCCGGCGGGGGTGCGGGAGAACCCGCGTGTGGCCGAGGCCTATCTGGGGAGGAGCGCATGA
- a CDS encoding AMP-binding protein: protein MSRTLVEFLARYAETKPHAPALRVKRLGVWETTSWAHLKQTVEQLAGGLLQLGLEPGRVLAILGQNAPEWVIAEIAAQTVGAMPMGIYADAMPEEVGYFIEFSECQGIVVSDEEQLDKVLPHLEKLKFVLVWEEAGMSKYWNERVRPFSSVVALGQTAQSQQAVGAAKSGVGPDTIALLAPTSGTTARSKLAMLTHAQLIAGAEAGRETISIRGGEWVFSYLPLPWIGEQMLTVVRNLTDGTVVHFPEDLITVREDVKEVQPDFYLAPARLWEDTAALVRSRMEDADGLKKAVYRWGMGVLLECAQREFRKEPIGFGLNLARALAYPLIARPIRARMGLAACRIAATGGAPLGPEVFTFFRALGVDIRQVYGQSETAATSVAHLPGDTPPETVGKPLRNTQVRIAEDGEIQVKGGQVFAGYFKNEAATKETFTEDGWFRTGDAGFFNENGHLVLLGRLKEVGALADGTRFAPQFLENRLKYSPYIREAVVIGHGKPFVTALIELDPENTQNWARKRGIVFSTYQSLTSNAQVYALIAQELRMACESLPDELKVRRFAILPKELHADDEEITRTRKVKRGTVESRYAGLLAALYDGSKQVKLSLPIRYLEGQGTLEAEVQIADVGEPVGLGQKVGT, encoded by the coding sequence ATGAGCCGAACCCTGGTTGAATTCCTGGCCCGCTACGCCGAAACCAAACCCCATGCCCCTGCCTTGCGGGTCAAGCGCCTGGGGGTGTGGGAAACCACCTCCTGGGCCCACTTGAAACAGACTGTGGAACAGCTTGCCGGCGGACTGCTGCAACTGGGGTTGGAGCCGGGCCGGGTGTTGGCTATCCTGGGCCAGAACGCCCCGGAGTGGGTTATTGCCGAGATAGCTGCCCAGACCGTTGGGGCCATGCCCATGGGCATCTATGCCGACGCCATGCCCGAGGAAGTGGGCTACTTTATCGAGTTTTCCGAGTGCCAGGGCATCGTGGTTTCGGACGAAGAACAGCTCGATAAAGTGCTGCCGCACCTGGAAAAACTAAAGTTCGTGCTGGTCTGGGAAGAGGCCGGTATGAGCAAGTACTGGAACGAGCGCGTGCGGCCCTTTAGCAGTGTCGTGGCCCTGGGGCAGACCGCCCAAAGCCAACAGGCCGTGGGGGCTGCTAAGTCTGGGGTGGGGCCTGATACCATCGCCCTTCTGGCCCCGACCTCCGGCACTACGGCCCGCAGCAAACTGGCCATGCTGACCCATGCCCAGTTGATTGCGGGCGCTGAAGCAGGCCGCGAGACCATCAGCATCCGGGGTGGGGAATGGGTCTTTTCCTATTTGCCGCTCCCCTGGATTGGCGAGCAGATGCTCACGGTGGTGCGCAACCTTACCGATGGTACGGTGGTTCATTTCCCTGAAGACTTGATTACCGTGCGCGAGGATGTGAAAGAAGTCCAGCCCGACTTTTACCTGGCCCCGGCGCGGCTTTGGGAGGACACAGCGGCCCTCGTGCGCAGCCGCATGGAGGATGCCGATGGACTGAAGAAAGCGGTTTACCGCTGGGGCATGGGGGTTTTGCTCGAGTGCGCCCAACGCGAGTTCCGCAAAGAGCCCATCGGCTTTGGCCTGAACCTGGCCCGAGCCCTGGCGTATCCGTTGATAGCCCGCCCAATCCGCGCCCGTATGGGCCTGGCCGCCTGCCGCATTGCCGCTACCGGGGGTGCGCCTTTGGGTCCGGAGGTCTTCACCTTTTTCCGCGCCCTGGGCGTGGATATTCGTCAGGTCTATGGTCAGTCCGAGACCGCCGCCACCAGCGTGGCCCACCTGCCCGGCGATACCCCGCCCGAGACGGTGGGCAAACCCCTGCGCAACACCCAGGTGCGTATCGCCGAGGACGGCGAAATTCAGGTCAAGGGTGGGCAGGTCTTTGCGGGCTACTTCAAAAACGAAGCCGCCACCAAGGAGACCTTTACCGAGGACGGCTGGTTTCGTACGGGCGATGCCGGCTTCTTCAACGAAAACGGCCACCTCGTGCTCCTGGGCCGGCTCAAGGAAGTGGGGGCCCTGGCCGATGGAACCCGTTTTGCCCCGCAGTTCCTGGAGAATCGTCTCAAATACTCGCCTTATATCCGCGAGGCGGTCGTGATTGGCCACGGAAAGCCCTTTGTAACTGCTCTGATCGAGCTTGACCCCGAGAATACCCAGAACTGGGCGCGCAAACGCGGCATCGTCTTTTCGACCTATCAGAGCCTGACCTCCAACGCGCAGGTCTATGCTCTGATCGCCCAGGAACTCAGAATGGCCTGCGAGAGCCTGCCCGATGAACTCAAGGTGCGCCGCTTTGCCATCCTGCCCAAGGAACTCCACGCCGACGACGAGGAAATTACCCGCACCCGCAAGGTTAAGCGCGGTACGGTGGAGTCTCGCTATGCGGGCTTGCTGGCAGCCCTCTACGATGGCTCCAAACAGGTCAAGCTCAGCCTGCCCATACGCTACCTGGAAGGCCAGGGAACCCTCGAGGCCGAAGTTCAGATCGCCGATGTGGGCGAGCCGGTAGGCCTGGGGCAGAAGGTGGGGACGTGA
- a CDS encoding branched-chain amino acid ABC transporter permease, whose protein sequence is MYRLSQSLTDAFSRRFSRTVREDYRQDEAYASTPQGRFWLAIAIISLLVMPLLLPQYPMFVATQILVAALAGLGLHLLVGGAGQISLGQAAFVGIGAYTSSHLTGDLAPMGILAGGLIAALIGIVLGIPSLRIKGAYLAIATLAFQFLADYIFKRWTDFTGGVAGRKLPAEGTFLGLPLADDRVVFYLGLAFAIPMFFYAKRLLSTRAGRAWFAVRDNDLSAQLSGVDLVRSKLTAFALSAFYGGIAGGILMHLIGAVTPENFVLSFSIQYLAIVIVGGAGTVLGAVLGAFFIVLIPETLSVIAGAFGPQYVAQLSAWRSVAFGVLILLFLILEPRGLVGLWGRIRDYFRTWPLPY, encoded by the coding sequence ATGTACCGCCTAAGCCAATCCCTTACCGATGCCTTTAGCCGTCGTTTTTCCCGTACGGTGCGTGAAGACTACCGCCAGGACGAAGCCTACGCCAGCACCCCACAGGGCCGCTTCTGGCTGGCGATAGCGATAATCAGCTTGCTCGTGATGCCCTTGCTGTTGCCGCAGTACCCGATGTTTGTCGCCACTCAGATTCTGGTGGCTGCTCTGGCCGGGCTGGGCTTGCACTTGCTGGTTGGCGGTGCAGGCCAGATTTCGTTGGGTCAGGCGGCTTTTGTGGGAATCGGCGCCTACACCTCCAGCCACCTCACAGGTGATTTGGCGCCCATGGGCATTCTCGCGGGGGGATTGATCGCCGCGCTGATTGGGATCGTACTGGGGATTCCCTCACTGCGTATCAAAGGCGCTTATTTGGCCATTGCTACCCTGGCCTTCCAGTTCCTGGCCGATTATATTTTCAAGCGCTGGACCGACTTTACCGGTGGGGTGGCTGGTCGCAAGCTTCCCGCCGAAGGCACCTTTCTGGGGCTGCCCCTGGCCGACGACCGGGTGGTCTTCTACCTGGGGCTGGCCTTTGCTATTCCGATGTTTTTCTATGCCAAACGCCTGCTTTCCACCCGGGCAGGCCGGGCCTGGTTTGCCGTGCGCGACAACGACCTCTCGGCCCAGCTTTCCGGCGTGGATCTGGTGCGCTCCAAGCTCACCGCCTTTGCCCTCTCGGCTTTTTATGGCGGCATTGCCGGGGGCATCTTGATGCACCTGATTGGCGCCGTCACACCGGAAAACTTTGTCCTGTCCTTTAGCATTCAGTACCTGGCCATCGTGATAGTGGGTGGGGCCGGCACCGTGCTGGGGGCAGTGCTGGGTGCTTTCTTTATCGTGCTTATCCCCGAGACCCTGAGCGTGATTGCCGGGGCCTTTGGGCCGCAGTACGTGGCGCAGCTTTCGGCTTGGCGCAGCGTAGCTTTCGGAGTACTGATTCTGCTCTTTCTGATTCTGGAACCCCGTGGGCTGGTGGGTCTGTGGGGCCGCATCCGGGACTACTTTAGAACCTGGCCACTACCCTATTGA
- a CDS encoding Asp23/Gls24 family envelope stress response protein, whose translation MVDYDLSESALISLVVLALEGQKGLRLAQAGTRSVGDVLSGRRSRPVRLEREGDSLTIDLNVSVDYGKPVMEAAKEAQRTVAEAITASTGLKVKAVNVTVVSVEYKEPNAA comes from the coding sequence ATGGTGGACTACGACCTTTCCGAATCGGCCCTGATCAGCCTGGTGGTGCTGGCGCTGGAAGGGCAGAAGGGGCTCAGGTTGGCCCAGGCAGGCACCCGAAGTGTGGGGGATGTGCTTTCTGGGCGCCGTTCGCGCCCGGTGCGCCTCGAGCGCGAAGGTGATAGCCTCACGATAGATCTCAACGTGAGCGTCGACTACGGGAAGCCCGTGATGGAGGCGGCCAAGGAAGCCCAGCGAACCGTGGCTGAAGCCATTACGGCTTCTACCGGTCTCAAGGTAAAGGCCGTCAACGTGACGGTGGTTTCGGTCGAATACAAGGAGCCCAATGCAGCGTAG
- the nusB gene encoding transcription antitermination factor NusB produces MRRKARELAFKVLFEHAVGGVPLEAAWQHATQELEPDESDQDADVLDAQGLMFAHQLVQGYQSQQETIDKILAATIEGWSFAQMAKTDLAVLRLAAYEMLFEPTPHAPLIEVAVKIAKRYGGEDSGRFVNGVLARLLKRIEAGELQAVSKDD; encoded by the coding sequence ATGCGGCGTAAGGCCCGTGAACTGGCCTTCAAAGTGCTCTTTGAGCACGCGGTTGGCGGGGTTCCGCTCGAGGCCGCCTGGCAACACGCTACCCAGGAACTCGAGCCCGATGAGTCCGACCAGGATGCCGACGTGCTCGATGCCCAAGGGCTCATGTTTGCCCACCAGTTGGTGCAGGGCTACCAGAGCCAGCAGGAAACCATAGACAAAATCCTGGCTGCCACCATCGAGGGCTGGAGCTTTGCTCAGATGGCCAAGACCGACCTGGCGGTTTTGCGGCTGGCCGCCTACGAGATGCTCTTTGAGCCCACCCCCCACGCCCCCCTGATCGAGGTGGCCGTCAAGATCGCCAAGCGCTACGGCGGCGAGGACTCGGGGCGCTTTGTAAACGGGGTATTGGCTCGGTTGCTCAAGCGCATCGAGGCCGGGGAGCTGCAAGCGGTTTCTAAGGACGACTAG
- the folD gene encoding bifunctional methylenetetrahydrofolate dehydrogenase/methenyltetrahydrofolate cyclohydrolase FolD — MLELSGPPVAEAIYQELQVQLSKLPYVPHLRVVRLGEDPASVSYVRLKDRQAKKLGLSSQVDVFPESTSQDELLAHIAQLNADPEVDGILVQSPVPKQVDFNTVLEAISPLKDVDGLTPTNAGRLWMGLEALESCTPAGVMRILKHYQIPLAGKEVVIVGRSNLVGKPLAALMLRENATVTLAHSRTRDLPAVCRRADVLVAAVGKVGLITRDMVRPGAVVVDVGINRVGQNEKGRDILVGDVAPDVSGVASALTPVPGGVGPMTVAMLLHNTVKAAIRRRGLPVGGA, encoded by the coding sequence ATGCTTGAACTATCCGGCCCCCCGGTGGCCGAAGCGATCTATCAGGAATTGCAAGTCCAGTTGTCTAAGCTGCCCTACGTGCCCCATCTACGGGTGGTGCGCTTGGGGGAAGACCCAGCTTCGGTTTCGTATGTGCGCCTCAAAGACCGGCAGGCCAAGAAGCTGGGTTTGTCCAGTCAGGTGGATGTGTTTCCCGAAAGCACCTCTCAAGACGAACTGCTGGCCCATATCGCCCAGCTCAACGCCGACCCCGAGGTGGACGGCATCCTGGTACAGTCGCCGGTGCCCAAGCAGGTAGATTTCAATACCGTGCTGGAAGCTATCAGCCCCCTGAAGGATGTGGACGGCCTGACCCCTACCAACGCGGGGCGCTTGTGGATGGGCCTGGAAGCCCTGGAGTCGTGTACCCCGGCCGGGGTGATGCGCATATTGAAGCACTACCAGATTCCCCTGGCGGGCAAGGAAGTGGTGATTGTGGGCCGCAGTAACCTGGTGGGTAAGCCACTTGCAGCCTTGATGCTGCGAGAGAATGCCACCGTAACCCTGGCCCACTCCCGCACCCGGGACTTGCCCGCCGTCTGCCGCCGGGCGGATGTGCTGGTGGCGGCGGTGGGCAAGGTGGGGCTCATTACGCGCGATATGGTGCGCCCCGGCGCGGTGGTGGTGGATGTGGGCATCAACCGGGTAGGCCAGAACGAAAAAGGCCGCGACATCCTGGTGGGGGATGTGGCGCCCGATGTATCCGGAGTAGCCTCGGCCCTGACGCCGGTGCCGGGGGGTGTGGGCCCCATGACGGTGGCCATGCTGCTCCATAACACAGTTAAGGCAGCCATCCGTCGCCGGGGCTTACCCGTGGGTGGAGCCTAA
- a CDS encoding divergent PAP2 family protein: MTELLANQVLWTAILASVFAQLLKLFFYYLVERRWEWERLAETGGMPSSHSATVAALATGVGITEGLDSAFFAIAVVLAIIVMYDATGIRRAAGLHAERLNDLFEEFRAVFERGPQPEPLKELLGHTYLEVAVGATLGIIFAAISFALL; the protein is encoded by the coding sequence GTGACCGAGCTTCTTGCCAACCAGGTGTTATGGACGGCCATTCTGGCCAGTGTATTTGCCCAGCTTCTCAAGCTTTTTTTCTACTACCTGGTCGAGCGCCGCTGGGAGTGGGAACGCCTGGCCGAAACCGGTGGTATGCCCTCCTCCCACTCGGCCACAGTAGCGGCGCTGGCGACCGGGGTGGGGATTACCGAGGGTTTGGATAGCGCCTTTTTTGCAATTGCCGTGGTGCTGGCCATCATCGTCATGTACGATGCCACCGGCATTCGCCGGGCCGCGGGGCTGCACGCCGAGCGCCTGAACGACCTGTTTGAGGAGTTTCGGGCCGTGTTCGAGCGTGGCCCACAGCCCGAGCCTTTGAAAGAGCTGCTGGGCCACACCTACCTCGAGGTCGCGGTAGGAGCGACCCTGGGCATCATCTTTGCAGCTATCAGTTTCGCCCTGTTGTAA
- a CDS encoding CAP domain-containing protein: MKRAWWVLMILGFSAAIAQPTVQLESQVLSLINEARASGVACRGGGGGVPLPSLRYDATLAQAAKGHAINMGRYGFMSHYFQGVGPRVRVARAGYGYLRMSEIIFKGRNSDPARAVRWWLRSPPHCRAIMNPYYTEFGAGLSRVGNAWAVVLAQPR; this comes from the coding sequence ATGAAGCGGGCTTGGTGGGTGCTAATGATTTTGGGCTTTTCCGCTGCTATAGCCCAGCCTACCGTCCAGCTGGAATCCCAGGTTCTTTCCCTCATCAACGAGGCCCGGGCCAGCGGTGTGGCCTGTCGCGGGGGTGGGGGCGGGGTTCCTTTGCCCTCCTTACGCTACGATGCCACCCTGGCCCAGGCCGCCAAGGGCCACGCTATCAACATGGGGCGCTACGGTTTTATGTCGCACTATTTCCAGGGCGTAGGGCCCCGGGTGCGGGTGGCCCGCGCGGGCTATGGCTACCTGCGCATGTCGGAGATCATCTTCAAGGGCCGCAACAGCGACCCCGCAAGGGCGGTGCGCTGGTGGTTGCGTTCGCCGCCCCACTGCCGGGCCATCATGAACCCCTACTACACCGAGTTCGGGGCGGGGCTCTCGAGGGTGGGAAACGCCTGGGCGGTGGTGCTGGCCCAGCCCCGCTAG